One stretch of Streptomyces peucetius DNA includes these proteins:
- a CDS encoding GTP-binding protein — protein MDFKSSERPVGPRSEDVLPGTATAAVKVVVVGGFGVGKTTLVGSVSEIRPLTTEETMTQAGVGVDDTQGVERKTSTTVAMDFGRISINEELVLYLFGTPGQERFWFLWRGLFEGALGAVVLVDTRRLEVSFDVIGRLEERGVPFVVAVNTFPDAPQHSLEELRGALDLPASVPLVLCDARQRASSRDVLMTLMRYLQTLATTQEAS, from the coding sequence ATGGACTTCAAAAGCTCTGAGCGGCCCGTCGGGCCGCGGAGCGAGGACGTGCTGCCCGGAACCGCCACGGCCGCCGTCAAGGTGGTCGTCGTGGGTGGTTTCGGCGTCGGCAAGACGACACTGGTCGGCTCGGTGAGCGAGATCAGGCCGCTGACCACCGAGGAGACGATGACCCAGGCCGGGGTCGGCGTCGACGACACCCAGGGCGTGGAGCGCAAGACCTCCACGACCGTCGCGATGGACTTCGGCCGCATCAGCATCAACGAGGAGCTGGTGCTGTACCTGTTCGGCACCCCGGGGCAGGAGCGTTTCTGGTTCCTGTGGCGCGGCCTGTTCGAGGGCGCGCTGGGGGCCGTGGTGCTCGTCGACACCCGCCGGCTCGAGGTCAGCTTCGACGTGATCGGGCGGCTCGAGGAGCGCGGCGTACCGTTCGTGGTCGCCGTCAACACCTTCCCCGACGCGCCCCAGCACTCCCTGGAGGAGCTGCGCGGGGCGCTGGATCTGCCGGCGTCGGTGCCGCTCGTGCTGTGCGACGCGCGGCAGCGTGCCTCCAGCCGGGACGTCCTGATGACGCTGATGCGCTATCTCCAGACCCTCGCCACGACGCAGGAGGCGTCATGA